The window CTGGGCACCGAAGTACTGACCGCGTTTAATTGACAGCAGAGCTCCGCGCACATATTCGGACTGGTACGCACCGGAGCAGAGCATAAAGCTGATTACTGCCGCAGCATAGGGGCTGAGGTAGATGCCGATGTTGGGCAGGCCGAAGTAGAGGATGAAGAGCTGTACTACCAGCGGTGTGCCGCGAAAGAGGGCGGCATAAAAGTCACCGAGTCGACGAACGGTTTTGCTGCCGAAAGAGCGTAAGGTGCCGGCGGCGATACCGATAGCTACCCCACTCAGGGCGGAGGGGATAATCAGCGCCACACTCATCACCAGGCCGCGGTTGAGGGCAGTGATCAGCTCCTGATAAAATGGTGAGAGTTCCACGATCAACTCTCCATTTGGGCGGTGTCGCTCAACATCTCGCAGAACGCACGGGTTCTCGACTCACGGCCCGGGGCAAGCAGTTCGGAAGGGGCACCATGTTCGATAATGCGGCCTGCCTCCATGAAAAGAATCTCGTTGGCCAGCGAGGAGATAAGTCCCATCTGGTGGGTGGCCAGAATCATGGTCATGCCTTTAGCGGCCAGATTCCTGATAACGGCCACAACCTCACCGATCAGCTCGGGATCGAGCGCGGAGGTAGGCTCGTCCAGGAGCAGGATCTTCGGGTCCATGGCCAGAGCCCTGGCAATGGCCACCCGCTGGCGCTGGCCGCCTGAGAGTTCTGCGGGGTAAAGATGCACTTTGTCCCCAAGGCCCACCTGGGTAAGCTCGCTCATGGCACGTTCATGTGCCTCTTTTTTGCTGACCTTTTTAACTTTCCTGAGCGACACGGTAATGTTGGCCAGCGAGGTGAGATGGTCAAACAGGTTGAAATCCTGAAAAATCATGCCGACCTGCTGGCGCAGCTCGCAGAGTGATTTTTTGTTGGCAAGATCTACCTCGTCGCCAAAGAGGCGGATGGTGCCGCTGTCCGGCTGCACCAGGCAGTTGATGCACTGCAGCAGGGTCGATTTGCCGCCGCCGGAAGGCCCAATCAGCACCTTTATTTCACCTGTGACCATCTGCAGACTGATATCGCGCAGGATGGTGGTGCCGTTAAAGCTCTTATTGAGGTTTTCGACCTCAAGGATAGGAGCGGAGAGTGTCATGATTACATTCCTTCTTGTGCATAACCGGGGATTCTGTACCGTTTCTCGAGTCGAGCGAGCAGCATGACTCCGGCCCAGGTCAGGATAAAGTAGATGATACCGGCGGTGATATAGAGTGGCAGATGTTGGTAGGTGCGAGAGGCGACGAACTGGGTTCGGGCCATAATTTCAGGGGCACCGATAACGAAGGCTAGGGCCGAATCTTTCAGTACGATGGAAAACTCGTTGGACCAGGCCGGGATCGAGACCCGCAGAACCTGGGGTAACACGATGCTGGTGATTGCCTGGCGCTCACTCATACCGAGGGCACAGGCCGCCTTGAACTGGCCTTTGGGCAAGGAGAGTATGGCGCCTTTGAAGATATTGGCCTGATAGGCTCCGGTGGTCATGCCGAGTACCAGGGCTACAGCCACCATGGCGCTGAAGTTGAAACCCAGCCAAGTGAAGAGACCGAAATAAAAGAGAAAGAGTAGTACCAGGAGCGGTACGCCGCGAAAGAACCAGATATAAAACCCGAAGATTGCGCGGGTGGCCTTGTTGCCAAAAACGATACCGACAGCCATGGTAAGCCCCAGGACAAGACCGATCAGCATGGCGGCGGTGACGATGGCCACCGTAATAAACGCTCCCTGCATCAGGTAGGGAAGCGATTCAGTAAGTATATTGATATATTCGAGCATGGTCATGCCATATGCAGGCTGTGACGGCGCGCATCAGAGGAATCCAGGGTCCCGGCCGCTTACTTGCAAGCGACCGGGACCGATTTTAAAACCGGTTCTAACAGTGCACCATTACTTGTTGAGGCCGTATTTCTGAATGAGCTCAGCCCACTCTGGTGAGTCCATCAGTTTTTCCAGGGCTGCGTTCACTTTCTCAAGCAGTTCGGTGTCGTCTTTACGGACAGCATAACCGAAGGATTCGCCGTGCATACCGAACTGGCCGACGATCTGAACGTCTTTCTTGGCGACAGCGTCTTTGGCTGGAGCGTCGTTCATGGCAGCTGCGGAGATGCGGCCGTTCAAGGTATCCTCAACCGCCAGGGGGGAGGAGTTATAGTAACGAAGTTCATAGTTCCAGCCGTTTTTCGCTTTTTCGTCCTTGAGCCACTTTGCCTCAGGGGTGCCCTGCTGTACACCGATAATCTTGTTACCGTTCAACAATTCGTCGATGGTGAGGGCGGAGCCCTTCTTGGTGACCATGACGTTTTCGATTTTCCAGTA of the Desulfosediminicola ganghwensis genome contains:
- a CDS encoding ABC transporter substrate-binding protein is translated as MFRKNLAVLAILVALTLTGGNVFSATKITNGIDANFPPFAYVDKTGTPSGFDVEAMEWIAAELGMEVTHQPTEWDGIITSLLTKKIDIIASGMSITEKREKMVNFTIPYWKIENVMVTKKGSALTIDELLNGNKIIGVQQGTPEAKWLKDEKAKNGWNYELRYYNSSPLAVEDTLNGRISAAAMNDAPAKDAVAKKDVQIVGQFGMHGESFGYAVRKDDTELLEKVNAALEKLMDSPEWAELIQKYGLNK
- a CDS encoding amino acid ABC transporter ATP-binding protein — translated: MTLSAPILEVENLNKSFNGTTILRDISLQMVTGEIKVLIGPSGGGKSTLLQCINCLVQPDSGTIRLFGDEVDLANKKSLCELRQQVGMIFQDFNLFDHLTSLANITVSLRKVKKVSKKEAHERAMSELTQVGLGDKVHLYPAELSGGQRQRVAIARALAMDPKILLLDEPTSALDPELIGEVVAVIRNLAAKGMTMILATHQMGLISSLANEILFMEAGRIIEHGAPSELLAPGRESRTRAFCEMLSDTAQMES
- a CDS encoding amino acid ABC transporter permease, whose amino-acid sequence is MVELSPFYQELITALNRGLVMSVALIIPSALSGVAIGIAAGTLRSFGSKTVRRLGDFYAALFRGTPLVVQLFILYFGLPNIGIYLSPYAAAVISFMLCSGAYQSEYVRGALLSIKRGQYFGAQALGFTNFQTIFWIIIPQAFRRSLHGCGNEIIYLIKYSSLAYVVTCMELTGEGKTIATEYFRFTEVFAIIGLYYLALVSAAMFLLKKLEQRLYVPGFGK
- a CDS encoding amino acid ABC transporter permease, yielding MLEYINILTESLPYLMQGAFITVAIVTAAMLIGLVLGLTMAVGIVFGNKATRAIFGFYIWFFRGVPLLVLLFLFYFGLFTWLGFNFSAMVAVALVLGMTTGAYQANIFKGAILSLPKGQFKAACALGMSERQAITSIVLPQVLRVSIPAWSNEFSIVLKDSALAFVIGAPEIMARTQFVASRTYQHLPLYITAGIIYFILTWAGVMLLARLEKRYRIPGYAQEGM